GCGCCTGCAGAATAGCAAACTTCTCCTCGGCATGGCTTGTGAAGCGGATCGACTTCATCCTACCGACCATCCTTGGCTAGCTGCCGACATCCCCGCCACGGCATACGGCGTACATGGTACTGCGGCTGAGATTCTTCGCCGGGCTCGCCGCCACAGCCACCCCGGCATCGCTATCGCGATCCTCCCCAGCCTCGTCAGCAGGTCCACAACTAACCTTTCACCTGCCCCCTCTTCCTCACAGGACGAGGGTAAAAAGTTGAAGGGGGCTCCGTTGGCCCCCTCGCCCCCGCCCTCTCCCGCCAGGGGAGAGGGATTTATGTAACCGGATACAGGCACCACGTCGTGGAGCCAGTCCCCGCAGGCGAAGCGGATCTGAAACGGATAGGGTTCATGGCCGGTGGCGCGCGTGAACTACTCTTGGAACTCCCACCTCGGACTCATCCAAGAGTCTCCAATGCAGACAAGACCGCTCGGCGCCGGTCTGGACTCAATTCTTGCCCATAGAAGCGCAAAAATAATTCCCGGCGCAGTTCAGCAGGCGTCGCCTGGGGGTGCCTCGCCAGCACCGACGCCCGCACCAGCAGTTGGGCAAACTGGTGCATCGAACAGCCCATCTTGAGTCGTTCTTCGCCTGAGCGGGCCAGCAGCATCTCTCGAAATCGTCGCTCGATCTCCGGTGACGTGTCTTTCATGAACAGACCTCGCGATACAGCGCTCCCACGCTCAACCGGTCGGCCCATCGCGCCAGATAGTCTTTGTCGAGATCCGGAACGCTCGCCAGGAGGTTGCGCACATCGCCAAGCTGCACCTCAGACCGGCTGTCTTTGGCCCACTCCAGCTTGGAGAGGACCAGGTCCTCGGGCGCCACGATGAACAACTCTTGGCCTTCCAGCGACACCCGCCTTTTGCGAGCGAACTCCGTACGCCGGTACTCGGTGTCCTTTCGCACAATCAGGTCTACTTTGACCACAGAGGCCATGTGGATCATGTTGAACATCCCCCTGGCCTCAACGGCGCTTTGCACCGATTCGCGGTCAACGTAGAACTCGTCCTGAAACAGGGCCACGACGTGATCTGCCACACGCTCGTCTATCTCGACCACCAGGTCAATGTCCCGGGTCATCCGGGGTACGGCATAGAAGTTGACGGCCATCGAGCCCGTCACCATATAGGGGATGCCCGCATCGGCCAACCGCCGCGTGACCAACTTCAACACCTCCAGTTCTTCGCTCATGGGCGCCGACCAGTCCTCATATGCCTTTGCGTAGACGTGCCCTCTCGCCGCCACAGCCACCCCGGCCCCGCCATGGCGGTTTTGCCGAGGCCCTTGGCACGTCCCCCCTCACCCCCACCCTCTCCATCACCCGTTGCAGCCGGCGGAGCAACGGGTACCCGGGGAGAGGGATTATTGGTTTGCCCCTGCCTGACCAAGGCGGGGAGCTTCGCTCTCCCACCCGTCCCTTTCGACTGCGCTCATGGCAAACCCCACCCCCTCCTAAGTTCCGACTCCACCCGATTTCCGGCAAGGCAATTGACATCTGCATGCCCTATGCATACGATGCATGCATATCACGAAGGGGATGCTCTTGCGGACGACCCTGGATCTCAACGAGAAACTCATTCGTGAACTGATGGAGGCGACATCCGCCAAGACCAAGACCGAGGCGATCCATCGGGCGGCAGCGGAATTGATCCGCAGGAAGAAGCTGGATCAGCTCAAGGCCTTGAGCGGCAAGATCCGTCTCGACCTGGATTGGAAACAACTGGAACAGGCCGAGATCCGCCATCAAGCCTCCTTGAAACGCCGCCGGCATGGTCATCGCTGATACCTCCGTCCGGATTCCCTTCTTTAATCGCCCGGATTCGCCGGAGAAAGCGGTCCTCGACTTACTCATCGACGCTGACGAGATTGCTCTCGTCGGCGTGGTCTTGGCCGAATTGCTCCAGGGCTGCCGAACTTCGTCCGAACGCCATTCGCTCTCCGATGCCTTGCTTGCCCTGCCGTATTATGAAGTGACTCAATCCACTTGGTTGCAGGCCGGCACTCTTTCGGCGTCGCTGCTCCGCAGAGGGGTGACCTTGCCGCTCTCGGACCTGATCATCGCCGCCTTAGCCATCGAGCGGGACTGCCCTGTGCATAGTCTGGACGCCCACTTCAAAAAGATTCCAGGGCTCCATCTCTACTCTCCCGCGTAGATGCCGGCACAGACACCGGCCTTCGCGACGCCACGACCGGAGCCAGTCTAGGCCGGCGTCGGCCGGCTTTGCCTTTCCGTCCGGGTGCGGTACAATCGCCGCCATGGCCTTCGACCCCGCGAATCCTCCCATCTGGCTGCGCAAGCTTCATGTGACCGCGGCGCAGATCAGCCCCTCGGACTATCCTTCCACGCCGGAGGAAGGCATTCTCCTATGTTGCCGCCTGTCGGATGAACATCTTGCTTTAGCCAAAGCCTTTGCGGCCGCGCTCTATTCCCACACACCAGAGGCCGAGTCCGAGAAGCCATGATCCTCCTCCTGCCTTGGTAACGGCGTGAAGACCGACGATCTCCGTGAAGAGCCAGCGTCACCCCTTCCACCCGGCCTGCAGTCTCTTTTGACCAACGTCCTGGCTGATCTCTCCACACTGTCCGTTCCGCATTGTCTCATCGGAGCTGCGGCTCTCGGAGCCTGGGGCCGGCCCAGAGCCACGCACGATCTTGATCTGCTCATCCTTGTCGATCAGGATGCCAAGGAACGGCTCATCGCTCGGCTGTCATCGTCTGGTATCACCGTCAATCAGCAGTGGCAGGCGGCCAATCCGATGGCCGAAACCAGGGTCACTCGTTTTGTCTCGCAGCGTCATCCCGACTACCCGCTCGATCTTATCCATGCCTCAGACCGACATGAACGCGAGGCGTTGACACGGACACGGACGATCCAGCTTCATGGGCTCTCGCTCTCCGTCGTAAGCCCGGAAGACCTGATGATCCTCAAACTTAAAGCCGGCCGCCCGACAGATTTTGACGACGTGATTAGCATCGTCCAGAACCCGCGTCTGCACCTCGATCTCAGCTACCTGTGGAACTGGGCCGACCAGTTGGGCTTGCAGGGCGAACTGCACTACGTCCTCCGAGCGGCCGGGGCTGAAGGCTAACCCACCGGTGCCGGCCGTCGCTTCCCGCCGAGCCCGTCCTTCTTTCGCCGTCCCGCACGCCGTTCTCCCGCCCCTCATCGCGTGCTCCGCCGACCGGCGCCTCCGTCCAACGGTGCAAAGGGCACGTTGGGGTTGAACTGATTCGCCGGATTCAGCGGATTGTCCGGATGATAGCGGTTCATCGGATTGAAGGGGTTGTTCGGGCTGTATTTGTTGATGGGATTGGCGGGGTTGCCGGGATCGTATCGGTTCGCAGGATTGAACGGACTATCCGGATG
The nucleotide sequence above comes from Nitrospirota bacterium. Encoded proteins:
- a CDS encoding type II toxin-antitoxin system VapB family antitoxin, producing the protein MHITKGMLLRTTLDLNEKLIRELMEATSAKTKTEAIHRAAAELIRRKKLDQLKALSGKIRLDLDWKQLEQAEIRHQASLKRRRHGHR
- a CDS encoding PIN domain-containing protein → MVIADTSVRIPFFNRPDSPEKAVLDLLIDADEIALVGVVLAELLQGCRTSSERHSLSDALLALPYYEVTQSTWLQAGTLSASLLRRGVTLPLSDLIIAALAIERDCPVHSLDAHFKKIPGLHLYSPA
- a CDS encoding nucleotidyltransferase → MKTDDLREEPASPLPPGLQSLLTNVLADLSTLSVPHCLIGAAALGAWGRPRATHDLDLLILVDQDAKERLIARLSSSGITVNQQWQAANPMAETRVTRFVSQRHPDYPLDLIHASDRHEREALTRTRTIQLHGLSLSVVSPEDLMILKLKAGRPTDFDDVISIVQNPRLHLDLSYLWNWADQLGLQGELHYVLRAAGAEG